The Arthrobacter sp. D5-1 genome segment TGTCGGAACGGGCGGGGCTTCCACAAGCAAGACGAGTTACTTGAGGGTAACCGTTGCGCCAGCTTCTTCGAGCTGAGCCTTTGCCTTCTCGGCAGCTTCCTTGGTGGCGCCTTCGAGAACAGCCTTCGGTGCGCTGTCAACCAGGTCCTTGGCTTCCTTGAGGCCGAGGGAGGTGATGGCGCGAACTTCCTTGATCACTGCGATCTTCTTGTCGCCAGCAGCTTCGAGAACGACGTCGAATTCAGTCTTCTCTTCAGCAGCTTCAGCAGCACCGCCGGCAGCGGGGCCGGCAACTGCAACAGCAGCAGCCGTAACTTCGAAGGTCTCTTCGAAGAGCTTGACGAACTCGGAGAGCTCGATGATGGTCAGTTCCTTGAAAGCTTCAATGAGCTCTTCGTTGCTGAGCTTCGCCATGGTGGCGTCCTTCCATTAGTTGGTGCAGATGCGGACCAGGCCGCGACATGCACCGGAGTTT includes the following:
- the rplL gene encoding 50S ribosomal protein L7/L12; protein product: MAKLSNEELIEAFKELTIIELSEFVKLFEETFEVTAAAVAVAGPAAGGAAEAAEEKTEFDVVLEAAGDKKIAVIKEVRAITSLGLKEAKDLVDSAPKAVLEGATKEAAEKAKAQLEEAGATVTLK